A genomic region of Exiguobacterium sp. Helios contains the following coding sequences:
- a CDS encoding SDR family NAD(P)-dependent oxidoreductase: MNICVVTGANSGMGMVTIQELLERGDRVIATVRSEKKATLLIQLLREHAVSDKNLEVEVVQLDQLDSVRRFADVLFDRIGWIDRLILNAGIMVPPYHVTKDGFESQFQVNYLSHFYLIERLLPLIEQGHDPRVISISSLAGEGGMIRTDIELEAIAHVKKEQYNPMKSYRESKLLQMVHMRELAEEYGTRATFVSVHPGIVNTDLFYRGKYGKVLKTVLKPIAQVGYWTGKLYTPEYGAKTALYLATTDDVLDNGGYYADSAPRLSNPVVEDEAYRKQARALSKRWAGFV; this comes from the coding sequence ATGAACATCTGCGTAGTCACAGGAGCAAACTCCGGTATGGGAATGGTGACGATTCAAGAATTGCTCGAACGTGGTGACCGTGTCATCGCGACCGTCCGATCGGAGAAAAAAGCGACATTATTAATCCAACTGTTACGGGAACATGCGGTTTCGGACAAGAATCTAGAAGTCGAGGTCGTACAGTTGGATCAACTCGATTCCGTCCGGCGTTTTGCGGATGTGTTATTTGACCGGATTGGCTGGATTGATCGCTTGATTTTAAATGCCGGCATCATGGTTCCCCCGTACCATGTGACGAAGGACGGGTTTGAGTCCCAGTTTCAGGTCAACTACCTCAGTCACTTTTATTTGATTGAACGGTTGTTGCCATTGATTGAACAGGGACATGATCCCCGCGTCATTTCGATCTCCTCCTTAGCAGGAGAAGGCGGCATGATCCGGACCGATATCGAACTCGAGGCGATCGCGCATGTCAAAAAAGAACAGTATAATCCGATGAAGTCTTACCGGGAATCGAAGCTGTTACAAATGGTCCATATGCGGGAGTTGGCCGAGGAATACGGGACGCGGGCGACGTTCGTCAGTGTCCACCCGGGGATCGTTAACACCGACCTGTTCTACCGGGGGAAATACGGAAAAGTATTGAAGACCGTCCTGAAACCGATTGCCCAAGTCGGATATTGGACTGGAAAACTCTATACACCGGAATACGGAGCGAAAACCGCCCTGTACCTCGCGACGACGGACGATGTGCTCGACAATGGGGGATATTATGCCGATTCCGCCCCGCGTCTCAGTAATCCGGTCGTTGAAGATGAGGCGTACCGCAAACAGGCCCGTGCCCTGTCGAAACGTTGGGCCGGATTTGTCTAA
- a CDS encoding potassium/proton antiporter, which translates to MNEGTVLLLAGILLLLAIVTTKFSVRLNVPTLILFVFVGILAGTDVSGLIDFADFEQARLFGTIALVIILFDGGLNTKWRHFKTVLPAALSLATVGVLVTTGLIAAVAHYLLDFSWPMALLIGALIGSTDAAAVFSLLNGRPIDQKVKHTLEAESGTNDPMAVFLTILFTEFALNPEAFSIVQGIFLLFYEMGIGLVIGLFVGWLLTSLMNRIQLQSSALYPTLLISGALLSYGVATSLHASGFLAVYVTGIWLSNHDLIYRDILVRFSGSLSHLAEVGMFIMLGLLVFPRQLLDPQTLFVSGVIVLTLILIARPLAVYLSLLPFRYNFREQSVITAAGLRGAVPIILATYPLSSGLPDAYPLFNIVFFTVMTSALLQGTALPWVVKLMKLDAKPAIDIEPLIQFMTVANPNAEIVEVSVPSFCRIDGKTLQEIEMPQDLLVVAVIRHDAIITPRGQTRLIGGDQLLILTPKQSEERIRKLIASLGI; encoded by the coding sequence ATGAACGAAGGGACCGTCCTGTTGCTTGCCGGTATTCTTTTGTTGCTCGCTATCGTCACTACGAAATTTTCTGTCCGTCTGAACGTCCCGACCCTGATTTTATTTGTGTTCGTCGGCATCCTGGCCGGGACGGATGTCTCTGGATTAATTGATTTTGCAGACTTCGAGCAGGCCCGTCTGTTCGGTACGATTGCACTCGTCATCATCTTATTTGACGGCGGCTTGAATACGAAGTGGCGTCATTTCAAAACGGTTCTTCCGGCAGCATTATCGCTTGCAACCGTCGGTGTCCTGGTCACGACCGGACTGATTGCAGCGGTGGCACATTACCTGCTGGATTTCAGCTGGCCGATGGCGTTACTCATCGGCGCGTTGATTGGCTCGACTGATGCGGCGGCGGTCTTTTCATTGCTGAACGGTCGACCGATTGACCAGAAAGTCAAACATACGCTGGAAGCAGAATCGGGAACGAATGATCCGATGGCTGTCTTCTTGACGATTCTGTTCACGGAGTTTGCGTTAAATCCGGAAGCCTTTTCTATCGTACAAGGGATTTTTCTGCTGTTTTACGAGATGGGAATCGGTCTTGTCATAGGGCTGTTTGTCGGCTGGCTGTTGACCTCCTTGATGAACCGGATCCAGTTGCAGTCGTCCGCTTTATATCCGACACTGCTGATCAGTGGAGCGCTCCTTTCCTACGGTGTCGCGACAAGCCTGCATGCGAGCGGCTTCTTAGCCGTTTACGTCACCGGGATTTGGCTCAGTAATCATGATTTGATTTACCGTGATATTCTCGTTCGGTTCAGCGGCAGTCTCTCCCACCTGGCAGAAGTCGGGATGTTCATCATGCTTGGACTGCTTGTGTTCCCAAGGCAATTGCTTGATCCCCAGACATTGTTCGTATCAGGCGTCATCGTCCTGACCTTGATTCTCATCGCCCGTCCGCTCGCCGTTTATTTGTCCTTGTTGCCTTTTCGGTACAATTTCCGCGAACAGAGTGTCATCACAGCGGCCGGTTTGCGTGGCGCCGTCCCGATTATTCTCGCGACCTATCCGTTATCGAGTGGTCTGCCGGATGCCTATCCGTTGTTCAATATCGTTTTTTTCACCGTCATGACGTCGGCGCTTCTGCAAGGAACGGCCTTACCATGGGTCGTCAAGCTGATGAAGCTCGATGCGAAACCGGCAATCGACATCGAACCGTTGATTCAATTCATGACGGTCGCGAATCCGAATGCCGAAATCGTCGAAGTCAGCGTTCCGTCCTTTTGCCGAATTGACGGAAAAACGCTGCAGGAGATTGAGATGCCTCAGGATTTGCTGGTCGTCGCTGTCATCCGGCACGACGCCATCATCACACCACGCGGGCAAACCCGGTTGATCGGAGGCGATCAATTGTTGATCTTGACGCCGAAACAATCGGAGGAACGCATCCGGAAGCTGATTGCGTCACTCGGAATTTAA
- a CDS encoding protein phosphatase 2C domain-containing protein: MSELVWVGNETPFVDVISMESVGPITVGRFGGCSRSGQTKNEDGCVVWVGVDWEWTMLLDAHDTAESAVLLTGYLTSHRLEIERILNEPVESMFSSLERYVVSLLENKTFRTACQTVRGETACLFLVRKGKYVWWLSVGDVLAYLFHPDLSNHLQYKLNERQFFEWIGRVNTFDLPVPCYSRGIRELRQGINQLLLTTDGLIECPGAPFEDGKQLERVLTTSYVGVKTLLTTIERLGVRDSTTILAWAVEIEENVTMPGNAK, encoded by the coding sequence ATGAGCGAGTTAGTTTGGGTAGGAAATGAAACACCGTTCGTCGACGTCATCTCGATGGAATCCGTCGGACCGATCACGGTGGGACGATTCGGAGGTTGCAGCCGTTCCGGACAGACCAAAAATGAAGACGGATGTGTCGTTTGGGTCGGGGTGGACTGGGAATGGACGATGCTGCTCGATGCACATGACACTGCCGAGAGTGCCGTCTTGTTAACCGGCTACTTGACGTCGCACCGTTTAGAGATCGAACGGATTCTGAACGAACCGGTCGAATCGATGTTTTCCTCACTGGAACGGTATGTCGTCTCGTTGTTGGAAAATAAAACGTTTCGGACCGCCTGTCAAACCGTTCGAGGCGAGACCGCCTGTCTATTTCTTGTCCGCAAGGGAAAATACGTCTGGTGGTTATCGGTCGGCGATGTTCTCGCCTATCTGTTCCATCCCGATTTAAGTAACCATCTGCAATACAAATTAAACGAACGGCAGTTTTTTGAATGGATCGGCCGGGTCAATACGTTTGATTTGCCCGTTCCCTGCTACAGCCGGGGAATTCGTGAGTTGCGACAGGGGATCAATCAGCTGTTGTTGACGACGGACGGATTGATTGAATGTCCGGGAGCGCCGTTCGAAGACGGGAAACAGCTGGAAAGAGTCCTGACGACGTCGTATGTCGGAGTCAAGACATTACTGACGACGATTGAACGGCTTGGTGTCCGGGACAGCACAACCATCTTAGCCTGGGCAGTCGAAATCGAAGAAAATGTAACGATGCCCGGTAACGCAAAATAA
- a CDS encoding alpha/beta hydrolase, whose protein sequence is MRKWMFVLLLIVLGIGSLIGYDGYRIQQTLIGQSDRSRLLPAEKKDDTADQAWMKQQDTEQLQLTTTDEVRIGRYLPATTSSDKTVVLLADDVRFGSSQTAPLIRFYQEQLGYNVFVPDRRGQGASDGTVNYGWLDRLDLIDWTNQLMEETGTRQVVYHGVGIGGATVLLAAGEPTVPKQVKAVISEGAYARLDDWFQSLAKVNLPYPAGPSLAVASSFNKVEQDFFYGDVSVTRQTSRIMVPTLFIQGMEDKVVPPRMVYELYQAKPGIKQLYPVRGAGHGSTYSDHPENYEKRLRLFVQPFVTTP, encoded by the coding sequence GTGCGGAAATGGATGTTTGTTCTCTTGCTGATTGTGCTTGGGATTGGAAGTCTGATCGGATATGACGGATACCGCATACAACAAACGTTAATCGGACAGTCCGACCGTTCCCGCCTCCTGCCTGCCGAGAAGAAGGACGATACAGCGGATCAAGCATGGATGAAACAACAGGACACGGAACAACTGCAATTGACGACGACGGATGAAGTACGGATCGGGCGTTATCTCCCGGCCACAACTTCTTCTGACAAGACGGTTGTACTCCTTGCCGATGATGTTCGTTTCGGTTCGTCACAGACGGCACCACTGATCCGCTTTTACCAGGAACAGCTGGGCTATAACGTGTTCGTCCCGGACCGGCGTGGTCAGGGAGCGAGCGATGGGACAGTGAATTATGGCTGGCTCGATCGGTTGGATCTGATTGATTGGACCAACCAATTGATGGAAGAGACCGGAACCCGGCAAGTCGTATATCACGGAGTAGGGATTGGCGGGGCGACGGTACTGCTCGCTGCAGGAGAACCGACCGTCCCGAAACAAGTGAAGGCCGTCATTTCTGAAGGCGCCTATGCCCGACTGGATGACTGGTTCCAGTCACTTGCGAAAGTCAACCTGCCGTATCCGGCCGGACCATCTCTTGCTGTCGCAAGTAGTTTTAATAAAGTCGAGCAAGACTTCTTCTATGGAGATGTCTCGGTCACGCGACAGACGAGTCGGATCATGGTACCGACGTTATTCATTCAGGGGATGGAGGACAAGGTGGTTCCGCCCCGGATGGTGTATGAACTGTATCAAGCCAAACCCGGCATCAAACAATTGTATCCGGTTCGCGGAGCCGGTCACGGCAGTACCTATTCCGATCATCCTGAGAATTATGAAAAACGTCTTCGCTTATTCGTTCAACCCTTTGTCACGACACCTTAA
- a CDS encoding PH domain-containing protein, translating to MTRRVHPLFILMTTLTQLRSLVIPIAVILFNDLKNDGFGKYTMIGAVVISFLLLVFGIISWYFYTFTIDEQSIRINKGIFRKSERTTQRQRIESIGINQNLLERILGLATLTVETSSDSGKPEVELKGVRLEFAKQLKSTIATTVSQPTEHTAPATTYTVGLMDLITAGALSGRLGLALVGFGAVYQFANRFIEQYISRAFDELLHLSLVLLLILGGLLLLLIYLGSILVFVLRYGSFRATLEKQRMTIGYGFLNRTEVVFHQDKVQALVIEESWIKRRLKRAHLSLHIISASGEEEKLLLHPFIRTGEIDAFLKEFLPRFQLQHPHKRAVDRGFFYVVRWPLFGYSLGLVLLNGAMLYGLPEPFRYFGLPFILLLPVYYAVARSGYQNTRYGHHDDLFILRKELVNRETIYAPRLKIEAFSGHVSRFLEQKDILKFQLTLRGSSVFHAGYFTQAEFEEVLAWYQQTFLKPPTPPAGTPLSGDE from the coding sequence ATGACACGACGGGTTCATCCTTTGTTCATCTTAATGACGACGTTGACGCAGCTCCGGTCACTCGTCATCCCGATTGCCGTCATTTTGTTCAATGATTTAAAGAATGACGGATTCGGAAAGTATACGATGATCGGCGCCGTGGTCATCAGTTTCCTCTTACTCGTGTTCGGCATCATTTCGTGGTACTTTTATACGTTTACGATTGATGAACAGTCGATTCGGATCAACAAAGGAATCTTTCGAAAAAGTGAACGGACGACGCAACGCCAACGAATTGAATCGATCGGGATCAATCAGAATCTGCTGGAACGGATTCTTGGTTTAGCGACACTGACCGTTGAGACTTCGTCCGACAGCGGCAAACCGGAAGTCGAATTAAAAGGGGTCCGGCTCGAGTTTGCGAAACAATTGAAGTCGACGATTGCAACAACGGTGTCGCAACCAACTGAACATACTGCTCCGGCCACCACCTATACCGTCGGTTTGATGGATTTAATCACGGCAGGCGCGTTATCAGGCCGACTGGGTCTCGCGCTCGTCGGGTTCGGAGCCGTCTATCAGTTCGCCAACCGGTTCATTGAGCAATACATCAGCCGGGCGTTTGATGAGCTGTTGCATTTATCACTGGTCTTGTTACTGATCCTCGGCGGTCTGCTGTTGCTCTTGATCTATCTTGGATCAATTTTAGTATTCGTCCTCCGCTACGGATCGTTTCGGGCAACACTCGAGAAACAGCGGATGACGATCGGCTACGGTTTCCTGAACCGGACGGAAGTTGTGTTTCATCAGGATAAGGTGCAGGCACTCGTCATAGAGGAAAGCTGGATCAAACGGCGGTTGAAGCGGGCCCATCTCTCGCTGCACATCATCTCGGCAAGCGGCGAAGAAGAGAAGTTGCTGTTACATCCGTTCATCCGGACCGGAGAAATCGATGCTTTTTTAAAGGAATTTTTACCGCGTTTTCAATTGCAGCATCCACACAAGCGGGCCGTTGATCGGGGATTTTTTTACGTTGTCCGTTGGCCGCTGTTCGGTTACAGCCTGGGACTAGTTCTGCTGAACGGAGCGATGCTGTATGGATTACCGGAACCTTTTCGTTACTTCGGTTTACCGTTCATTCTGCTGTTACCGGTGTACTATGCGGTTGCCCGGTCCGGCTATCAAAATACCCGCTATGGACATCACGACGATTTGTTTATTTTACGAAAAGAACTCGTCAACCGGGAAACGATTTATGCGCCCCGCCTGAAAATAGAAGCCTTCTCCGGCCACGTGTCCCGTTTTCTCGAACAGAAAGATATTTTGAAGTTTCAACTCACATTACGCGGATCAAGCGTGTTTCATGCCGGTTACTTTACACAGGCGGAGTTTGAAGAGGTTTTAGCGTGGTACCAACAGACTTTTCTTAAACCGCCAACTCCACCGGCAGGGACACCATTGTCCGGTGACGAATAG
- a CDS encoding PH domain-containing protein, whose product MQPNQPTEDWQRLPRASVTAERQYVGIKYTIYLLLIGTATVVQVKWLDLSPWWMWILVGVWIVFFLLQFVYIPKIRQKYFKYRVDDEFLVVEFGIFILRHVVTPLVKVQIIDTSSGPLLRRLNLMNMNVHTASGQIELPGLDVTQAVILRQRIERFAKLEEQEEESL is encoded by the coding sequence ATGCAACCAAATCAACCGACCGAGGACTGGCAACGTTTGCCACGTGCCTCGGTGACCGCCGAACGTCAATACGTCGGCATTAAGTATACCATTTATTTGCTACTGATCGGAACGGCAACCGTGGTTCAGGTCAAGTGGCTGGATTTATCCCCCTGGTGGATGTGGATTCTCGTCGGGGTGTGGATCGTATTCTTTTTACTCCAGTTTGTGTACATCCCGAAGATCCGGCAAAAGTATTTTAAATACCGGGTGGATGATGAATTTTTAGTCGTTGAGTTCGGTATCTTTATTTTACGCCATGTCGTGACTCCTTTAGTCAAAGTACAAATCATCGATACGTCGTCCGGTCCGTTGCTTCGCCGATTGAACTTGATGAACATGAACGTTCATACGGCGTCCGGTCAAATCGAATTGCCGGGACTCGATGTCACACAAGCGGTCATCTTGCGACAACGGATTGAACGATTCGCAAAACTCGAGGAACAGGAGGAGGAATCGTTATGA
- a CDS encoding MarR family winged helix-turn-helix transcriptional regulator has product MSNPLLLEEQLCFPFYAISREITKRYRPLLEPLGLTYPQYLVMLVLWEEDQQSLKAVGERLHLDSGTLTPLLKKLEASGLVERVKNPTDERHIQITLTADGQALRNEAEQIPLALKELLGVSEEDLELVKQTLNRLTLKMNGTD; this is encoded by the coding sequence ATGTCGAATCCCTTATTGCTGGAGGAACAACTCTGTTTTCCGTTTTATGCGATTTCCCGTGAAATCACGAAGCGATACCGTCCCTTGCTCGAGCCGCTTGGATTAACCTATCCCCAATATCTTGTCATGCTCGTTTTGTGGGAGGAGGACCAACAATCATTAAAAGCGGTCGGCGAACGGTTGCATCTTGATTCAGGGACGTTAACACCCTTATTAAAAAAATTAGAAGCTTCGGGCTTAGTGGAACGTGTCAAAAATCCGACTGACGAACGGCATATTCAAATCACGTTGACAGCAGACGGACAGGCCCTCCGAAACGAGGCCGAACAAATTCCGCTGGCCTTAAAGGAGTTACTCGGTGTATCGGAAGAAGATTTGGAACTGGTCAAACAGACCTTAAACCGGTTGACTCTAAAAATGAACGGGACTGATTGA
- a CDS encoding organic hydroperoxide resistance protein, which translates to MKPMFTSSATAVGGRDGRVVSEDGILDVALAMPVPGSKKQATNPEQLFAAGYSACFDSALNLVARKQGIKHDGSEVTAHVTLNEAADGFTLSVELDVLVRGVSEEQAAELGKLAHSVCPYSRATAGNIQVDIFTRTTDSE; encoded by the coding sequence ATGAAACCAATGTTCACATCATCTGCTACAGCTGTCGGAGGCCGTGACGGCCGCGTCGTATCGGAAGACGGTATTTTAGACGTCGCTCTCGCTATGCCTGTACCGGGATCGAAGAAACAAGCGACAAACCCGGAACAATTATTTGCTGCCGGATACTCTGCTTGTTTTGATTCCGCTTTAAACCTGGTTGCCCGTAAGCAAGGAATCAAACATGACGGAAGTGAAGTCACTGCACACGTCACGTTGAATGAAGCAGCAGACGGATTTACACTTTCAGTTGAACTGGACGTTCTTGTCCGTGGTGTTTCAGAAGAACAAGCTGCTGAGCTTGGTAAACTCGCACACAGCGTTTGTCCGTACTCACGTGCAACAGCCGGAAACATCCAAGTCGACATCTTCACACGGACGACTGATTCAGAATAA
- a CDS encoding Six-bladed beta-propeller, TolB-like protein → MEILDARALPADHSDILHVTPSSVYFRRRLNSSQFHISRFDLEDQEQSDLTPDVLQDHGPTRPFVKKGKVYCLNEQDREDGGETQLLSIDLHSGKSEHLATWRLGGDLTLYWVLNERYMVLLHVDGTTTAFLYDVETTREHPIKDERLYGITENYRELYFFLVTLADIDYIVCNARLDEFSFYDALESGVISPEDPIDHSESLLIAQLSTIVAEIEQGVEHLSFRTLLRLDGEGDTVQYLGEQDGHLVFSAYTERLNEEVFYEIKEPSAITERERIRWSDFEPLDFTYDDVESTIFIVNDRSNHHHEVMNLRTGARYLDRDPFERVLRDRFYLHESIGTDAEPMVTVYDGEQAVRHRFEDAYYMIVSGELVILSVNQLK, encoded by the coding sequence TACATGTCACACCATCATCGGTTTATTTCCGACGCCGACTCAACAGCAGTCAATTTCATATCAGCCGGTTTGATTTAGAGGATCAAGAACAGAGTGATCTGACGCCTGATGTATTGCAAGACCACGGACCGACACGACCATTCGTCAAAAAGGGGAAAGTCTATTGTCTGAATGAACAGGACCGGGAAGACGGCGGAGAAACACAACTCCTTTCCATCGACCTGCATTCCGGAAAAAGCGAGCACCTCGCCACGTGGCGTCTAGGAGGCGATTTGACCCTCTACTGGGTGTTGAATGAACGGTATATGGTGTTGTTGCATGTCGATGGAACGACGACAGCCTTTTTATATGATGTCGAGACGACTCGCGAGCATCCGATTAAGGATGAACGATTGTACGGCATCACGGAAAACTACCGCGAACTGTACTTTTTCCTCGTCACGTTGGCGGATATCGATTATATCGTCTGCAATGCCCGGCTCGATGAATTTTCCTTTTACGATGCCCTGGAAAGTGGCGTCATCTCACCCGAAGATCCGATTGATCATTCGGAAAGTTTACTGATTGCCCAGCTATCGACGATTGTTGCTGAAATCGAACAAGGTGTAGAACATCTGTCATTTCGGACCTTGTTACGGTTGGACGGGGAAGGGGATACCGTTCAATATCTGGGGGAGCAGGACGGACACCTCGTCTTTAGTGCCTATACGGAACGTCTGAATGAAGAAGTTTTTTATGAAATCAAGGAACCATCGGCAATCACGGAACGGGAACGAATCCGATGGAGTGATTTCGAACCGCTGGACTTCACGTATGACGATGTCGAGTCGACGATTTTCATCGTGAATGACCGATCGAATCATCATCATGAAGTGATGAATCTGCGGACGGGTGCCCGTTATCTGGACCGAGATCCGTTTGAGCGGGTGTTACGTGACCGGTTCTACCTGCATGAATCGATCGGCACGGACGCGGAGCCGATGGTGACGGTATACGACGGTGAACAGGCGGTTCGTCACCGGTTCGAGGATGCCTACTATATGATTGTATCCGGGGAATTGGTCATTCTGTCCGTCAACCAATTAAAATAA